One part of the Tunicatimonas pelagia genome encodes these proteins:
- a CDS encoding SusC/RagA family TonB-linked outer membrane protein has protein sequence MRISTNYSSSLPGRTLARWLLTSAFFALFALGAIAQGRIISGKVTSEEGGDPLPGVNVILKGTTQGTVTDIEGDFSLSVPSEDGILVFSFIGLESTEVVIGNQSTLNVTMSEDAQQLSEVVVTALGVEREERSLGYAVQEVKGEELTQARETNIVNSLAGKVAGVQVTGASGNIGGSSRVILRGINSISGDNQPLFVIDGTPIDNSNFNTTNTQRGSGGRDYGNAIQDINPDDIESMSVLKGPSAAALYGSRASNGVILITTKKGTARKGIGVEINTNLTFENPYILPDYQNEYGGGYKQEFDLHEGQPVVNYAADESWGPRMEGQLVRQWYSWYPDDPDFGQLTPFVPHSNNIRDFYETGRTLTNSVALSGGNETTLFRLSYTNLSQKGTMPNSQLERNSVGFNGSTQLTEKLNVSTNINYVRNSVDGVPSTGYGQDAGNVVTAFNQWYQRQLDTDKLRNYQNAQGQDRTWNIKSPTNLEPLYWENPYYVLYNSYANSQRERLFGNISLSYDIAPSLKITGWARTDYYTDRRDDRIATGMIPQDMYAEEIREVRENNFEVLMQYNKQLTDDFSLGANLGANRRDNILFRNTNRTVGGLNVPNFFNVEASIDRPIINDYESRRRVNSVYGSANVGFRDIVYVEGTLRNDWSSTLPSGNNSYLYPSVTTSVVVSELLPGLSALSFMKVRAGWAQVGNDTDPYRLAVVYRSENNYGDLPAFSVPNRLNNSELKPEITTSYEAGIDLRFFQNRLGLDVTYYDNKTTDQIIPLDVSATSGFRDAVINAGLVTNRGWEVMLTATPIELANSFRWDITANWARNQNEVVELTDEQDNYLISSWGPSINAREGEPYGAIVTESFLLTDDGQRIVGDDGFYERELDQVVGNIMPDFTGGVMNQFSFKGVNASVLVDFQKGGDLYSVTNRYGEYSGLLASTVGDNALGNPLRDPVLVDNGVVDPNSGGVIAAGVVNTGTEEAPVYEENTLPVDAAAYFQHLRSIRENYVYDASFVKLREVRIGYTFPKSLYENIPVQSISLSFVGRNLALLHSNIPNVDPESALGSGNIQGFENGQLPSNRSLGFNLNIKL, from the coding sequence ATGAGAATTTCTACAAACTACTCATCATCTTTACCTGGGAGGACGCTAGCGCGTTGGCTCCTGACTAGTGCGTTTTTTGCGCTATTTGCCTTGGGGGCGATAGCTCAGGGTCGCATCATCTCTGGAAAAGTTACTTCTGAGGAAGGCGGTGATCCCTTGCCGGGCGTAAACGTTATCCTGAAAGGTACCACGCAAGGAACCGTTACTGATATTGAAGGCGACTTCAGCCTCTCTGTGCCCAGTGAGGACGGTATATTGGTGTTTTCTTTTATCGGTTTGGAAAGCACAGAAGTGGTTATCGGCAACCAATCTACACTAAATGTTACCATGTCTGAAGATGCTCAGCAACTTTCGGAAGTGGTAGTAACCGCTTTGGGCGTAGAGCGGGAAGAGCGCTCGCTCGGCTACGCCGTACAAGAAGTAAAAGGCGAAGAGCTTACCCAAGCCCGTGAAACTAACATCGTTAACTCTTTGGCTGGGAAGGTAGCCGGAGTGCAAGTTACTGGAGCTTCGGGCAACATAGGAGGGTCATCTCGGGTTATTTTGCGGGGAATCAACTCTATCTCTGGTGACAACCAACCGTTATTTGTTATTGACGGAACTCCGATAGACAACTCTAATTTCAATACCACCAATACCCAGCGGGGTAGCGGTGGAAGAGACTACGGAAACGCTATTCAGGACATCAACCCTGATGATATTGAGTCTATGTCAGTACTGAAAGGGCCCAGTGCTGCCGCACTCTACGGCTCCCGAGCATCCAACGGAGTGATTCTAATTACTACCAAAAAAGGAACGGCTCGCAAGGGAATTGGGGTAGAGATTAACACTAATCTTACGTTTGAGAATCCTTACATTTTACCTGACTACCAAAACGAATACGGCGGAGGTTATAAGCAAGAGTTTGACCTACACGAAGGGCAACCCGTAGTAAACTACGCGGCTGACGAAAGCTGGGGCCCCCGCATGGAAGGCCAATTGGTGCGTCAGTGGTATAGCTGGTATCCCGACGATCCTGATTTTGGGCAGCTGACCCCGTTTGTGCCCCACTCCAACAACATCCGTGATTTTTACGAGACTGGTCGTACCCTTACCAACAGCGTAGCTCTGTCGGGAGGTAATGAGACTACCCTGTTTCGGCTATCGTATACCAACCTGAGCCAAAAAGGTACAATGCCTAATAGCCAGTTGGAGCGAAACAGCGTAGGCTTTAACGGAAGCACCCAACTTACTGAGAAACTTAATGTTTCTACCAACATCAACTACGTACGAAATAGCGTAGACGGTGTTCCCAGTACAGGTTACGGTCAAGATGCGGGTAACGTAGTAACGGCATTTAATCAGTGGTACCAGCGTCAGCTAGACACCGATAAACTGCGTAACTACCAAAATGCTCAAGGGCAAGATCGTACCTGGAATATTAAAAGTCCTACCAATTTAGAGCCACTGTACTGGGAGAACCCCTACTACGTACTGTATAACAGCTACGCTAACAGCCAGCGTGAGCGCCTCTTCGGAAATATCTCGCTATCGTACGACATTGCCCCCTCACTAAAGATAACTGGTTGGGCCCGTACCGACTACTACACTGATCGTCGCGATGACCGTATTGCTACAGGTATGATTCCGCAGGATATGTATGCCGAAGAAATCCGGGAGGTGAGAGAGAACAACTTTGAGGTACTGATGCAGTATAACAAGCAGCTTACCGATGATTTCTCCTTAGGCGCCAATCTAGGGGCTAATCGCCGAGATAATATACTATTCCGTAATACCAACCGCACCGTGGGTGGATTGAACGTACCTAACTTCTTTAATGTGGAAGCTTCTATTGATCGGCCGATCATTAATGATTACGAGAGCCGACGGCGAGTTAATAGTGTATACGGAAGTGCTAACGTTGGTTTCCGGGATATTGTGTACGTAGAGGGAACCTTACGTAACGATTGGTCATCTACCCTACCTTCGGGTAATAATTCATACCTATATCCATCGGTTACTACCAGTGTGGTAGTTTCTGAGTTGCTTCCTGGGCTATCAGCCTTATCCTTTATGAAAGTGCGAGCGGGTTGGGCACAAGTAGGTAACGACACTGATCCTTACCGTTTAGCAGTGGTGTACCGTTCCGAAAATAACTACGGCGACCTACCGGCTTTCTCAGTGCCCAACCGATTGAATAATAGCGAGCTTAAGCCGGAAATTACGACCTCTTACGAAGCTGGGATAGATCTGCGCTTTTTCCAAAATCGCTTAGGGTTGGATGTTACCTACTACGATAATAAGACTACCGACCAAATCATTCCGCTAGATGTATCAGCTACCAGTGGTTTCCGCGATGCAGTTATCAATGCTGGGCTCGTAACCAACCGAGGCTGGGAGGTAATGCTGACCGCCACTCCTATTGAGCTGGCTAATAGCTTCAGATGGGATATCACGGCCAACTGGGCTCGTAACCAGAATGAAGTAGTTGAACTGACTGACGAACAAGATAATTATTTGATCTCTAGCTGGGGACCTTCTATTAACGCCCGTGAGGGAGAGCCTTACGGCGCGATTGTAACGGAGTCTTTCTTGCTTACCGATGACGGGCAACGTATTGTGGGAGACGACGGTTTTTACGAACGCGAACTTGATCAGGTGGTAGGAAACATTATGCCCGACTTTACCGGTGGGGTTATGAACCAGTTCTCTTTCAAAGGGGTGAACGCTAGTGTATTGGTAGACTTCCAGAAGGGCGGTGATCTGTACTCGGTGACTAATCGCTACGGTGAGTACTCAGGACTACTAGCCAGCACTGTAGGAGATAACGCATTGGGTAATCCTCTGCGCGATCCGGTACTAGTTGATAACGGAGTCGTTGACCCGAACAGCGGGGGAGTTATCGCCGCAGGCGTAGTGAACACCGGTACCGAGGAAGCCCCAGTATACGAAGAAAATACCCTTCCGGTAGATGCGGCTGCCTACTTCCAGCACCTTCGTTCTATCCGCGAGAACTACGTTTATGATGCTAGCTTTGTGAAGCTGCGGGAAGTGCGAATTGGTTACACTTTTCCCAAGTCACTGTACGAAAACATTCCGGTGCAGTCCATTTCACTATCGTTTGTAGGGCGTAACTTAGCGTTACTGCACTCTAACATTCCTAATGTTGATCCGGAAAGTGCTTTAGGTTCGGGTAACATCCAAGGATTTGAAAACGGACAATTGCCTAGTAACCGTTCGCTAGGATTCAACCTTAACATCAAATTATAA
- a CDS encoding NAD-dependent succinate-semialdehyde dehydrogenase has product MPIQSINPINNQLIQEFEEHTDKDIEKVLSRAESTYNHWRRVAFAERTQLMLAAAAQLKQRKTHYAQLMTDEMGKVKQEAIAEVEKCALTCEYYAERAEKFLADESLSVPEGEAYIAYDPIGAVLAVMPWNFPFWQVVRFAAPNLMAGNVGILKHASNVPQCALALEEVFREAGFPEGAFQTLLISNEQVNYLLEDRRVRAATLTGSEGAGSSVARKAGEQIKKTVLELGGSDPFIVLADADVAQAAEIGVKARMINCGQSCIAAKRFIIHRSIYDDFVTLFLQKMQQLKQGNPNEVETDYGPMARADLADELVNQVQKSVAKGAKVLLGGARPNREGAFLDATVLTNISPGTPAYDEELFGPVACLFKVDSEDEAIRIANDSPYGLGGSVWTQDIERGKVLARQIESGAVYINKMMASHPAVPFGGVKLSGYGRELSHLGIREFVNQKTVWIN; this is encoded by the coding sequence ATGCCTATCCAAAGTATCAACCCAATTAATAATCAACTGATTCAAGAATTTGAAGAACATACTGACAAGGATATTGAAAAAGTACTTAGCCGGGCTGAAAGCACTTACAACCACTGGAGAAGAGTAGCCTTTGCTGAACGAACTCAGCTCATGCTGGCTGCTGCCGCTCAGTTAAAGCAACGCAAAACCCACTACGCTCAACTAATGACCGACGAAATGGGCAAGGTAAAGCAAGAAGCGATTGCCGAAGTAGAAAAGTGTGCGCTAACCTGCGAATATTACGCCGAACGGGCGGAGAAGTTTCTAGCCGACGAGTCGCTCAGTGTTCCTGAAGGTGAAGCCTACATCGCTTACGATCCTATTGGAGCTGTACTAGCGGTGATGCCCTGGAATTTTCCCTTTTGGCAAGTCGTTCGCTTTGCCGCTCCCAACCTGATGGCAGGCAATGTTGGAATACTAAAACATGCTTCTAATGTTCCTCAGTGTGCTTTGGCACTGGAAGAAGTATTTCGCGAAGCTGGTTTTCCTGAAGGTGCTTTTCAAACATTACTAATCTCTAATGAGCAAGTAAATTATTTACTGGAAGATCGCCGAGTGAGAGCCGCTACCCTCACCGGCAGCGAGGGGGCGGGCAGCAGCGTAGCCCGCAAGGCGGGAGAACAAATTAAAAAAACGGTGCTAGAGCTAGGCGGTAGCGATCCGTTTATTGTACTAGCCGATGCCGATGTGGCGCAAGCAGCCGAAATTGGAGTGAAAGCCCGCATGATTAACTGTGGACAAAGCTGCATTGCTGCCAAACGATTTATCATTCACCGATCAATCTACGATGATTTTGTCACTCTGTTTTTACAGAAAATGCAGCAATTGAAACAAGGTAACCCCAACGAAGTAGAAACTGACTACGGCCCTATGGCTCGAGCTGATTTGGCCGATGAACTGGTAAATCAAGTACAAAAATCAGTAGCAAAGGGGGCAAAAGTATTACTAGGCGGAGCACGACCAAATAGAGAAGGGGCATTTCTGGATGCTACGGTATTAACTAATATCTCGCCCGGCACACCCGCTTACGATGAAGAGCTATTTGGCCCGGTGGCTTGTCTGTTCAAAGTAGATTCAGAAGATGAAGCGATCCGTATTGCGAATGACTCTCCCTACGGATTAGGTGGCTCGGTTTGGACGCAAGATATTGAGCGAGGTAAAGTGCTTGCTCGGCAGATTGAGTCGGGTGCTGTCTATATCAATAAAATGATGGCTTCGCACCCCGCCGTACCCTTTGGAGGGGTAAAGCTTTCGGGTTACGGACGTGAATTATCCCATCTGGGTATTCGCGAATTTGTTAATCAAAAAACCGTATGGATTAATTAA
- the kdsB gene encoding 3-deoxy-manno-octulosonate cytidylyltransferase, producing MKILGIIPARWASSRFPQKVLADIGGKSMVQRVYEQALQAKKLDKVIVATDHEKIAEHIVSFGGAVSLTSPDHPSGTDRCREALAQQAEAYDYVINIQGDEPFVQPQAIDELAHLLDGQTQLGTLVSEIRDASVLSNPNMMKVIFNAHREAIYFSRTAIPYLRDVPADKWLQHHTFYKHVHLYAYRADILREITELPVSPLEKAESLEQLRWIENGYRIKVGITKHKSLSVDTPADLERAKQHMDIK from the coding sequence ATGAAAATTCTGGGTATCATTCCGGCTCGCTGGGCATCATCGAGATTTCCACAAAAGGTACTGGCCGATATTGGCGGTAAAAGTATGGTGCAGCGCGTATACGAACAGGCACTGCAAGCCAAGAAATTAGATAAAGTAATTGTTGCCACCGATCATGAGAAAATAGCCGAACATATTGTCTCTTTTGGGGGGGCGGTAAGCCTGACCAGTCCCGATCACCCGTCGGGCACCGATCGCTGTCGAGAAGCCTTAGCTCAACAAGCTGAGGCGTATGATTACGTAATTAATATTCAGGGAGACGAACCCTTTGTGCAGCCCCAAGCCATTGATGAACTTGCCCACTTACTGGATGGCCAAACCCAGTTGGGTACACTAGTATCTGAGATTCGCGACGCTTCGGTACTGAGTAACCCTAACATGATGAAAGTGATTTTCAATGCTCATCGGGAAGCGATTTATTTCAGCCGAACGGCGATCCCTTACCTACGGGATGTTCCGGCAGATAAGTGGTTGCAGCATCATACTTTTTATAAACACGTTCATCTGTACGCTTATCGAGCCGATATTTTGCGAGAAATCACCGAACTACCCGTGTCACCACTGGAGAAAGCCGAGTCGTTAGAGCAGTTACGCTGGATTGAAAATGGCTACCGCATAAAAGTAGGTATCACCAAACACAAAAGCCTGAGTGTAGATACTCCGGCCGACCTAGAACGGGCGAAACAGCATATGGATATTAAGTAG
- the hemE gene encoding uroporphyrinogen decarboxylase, with protein MPLKNDLLLRTIRGEKTERTPVWLMRQAGRILPEYRAVRAQLSGFVELVKTPERAAEVTIQPVDLLGVDAAIIFSDILVIPEAMGLPYEMVESRGPVFPRTVSSKADIDRLKVADISDDLAYTPEAIKLVKKELDGRVPLIGFAGAPWTIFAYMIEGSGSKTFSKARAMLYTQPDLSRQLLSMITESTIRYLKAQVAAGADVVQIFDSWAGILPPLHFEHFSLTYIQQICEAITEVPITVFAKGAYASLAQIGRLPCATVGIDWNTEVHHARSVVGNNKVLQGNLDPAALYASFGDIKQATHQMLDAFGPQQHIANLGHGVYPDISPDHVRCFIDTVKEHHTKPI; from the coding sequence ATGCCACTAAAAAATGATCTACTGCTTCGCACCATTCGGGGAGAAAAAACTGAACGAACTCCAGTGTGGCTTATGCGCCAAGCCGGACGAATTTTACCTGAATACCGAGCCGTACGGGCGCAATTGAGTGGCTTTGTTGAGTTAGTGAAAACCCCTGAGCGAGCCGCTGAGGTTACCATTCAACCGGTAGATTTATTAGGAGTAGATGCCGCGATTATCTTTTCTGACATTCTGGTGATTCCCGAAGCAATGGGCTTGCCCTACGAGATGGTGGAAAGCCGGGGACCAGTGTTTCCGCGCACGGTGAGCAGTAAAGCTGATATTGATCGGCTTAAAGTAGCCGATATTTCCGATGACTTAGCGTATACGCCCGAAGCAATCAAACTTGTAAAAAAGGAGCTGGACGGACGAGTACCGCTGATCGGCTTTGCTGGCGCCCCTTGGACGATCTTTGCCTACATGATAGAAGGTTCGGGTAGTAAAACCTTCTCAAAGGCGCGGGCAATGCTCTACACCCAGCCTGACCTATCGCGTCAGTTGCTCAGCATGATTACCGAAAGCACCATCCGCTACTTGAAAGCACAGGTTGCTGCTGGAGCCGACGTGGTACAGATATTTGATTCTTGGGCGGGAATACTACCTCCATTGCACTTCGAGCATTTTTCTTTAACGTATATTCAGCAAATCTGCGAAGCCATTACGGAAGTGCCTATTACCGTATTCGCTAAGGGAGCCTACGCTAGCCTAGCCCAGATTGGTCGGCTACCTTGCGCCACGGTGGGTATCGACTGGAATACCGAAGTTCACCACGCTCGCTCGGTAGTTGGTAACAATAAGGTTTTGCAAGGTAACTTAGATCCGGCCGCCCTTTACGCCAGTTTTGGTGACATTAAGCAGGCTACCCATCAGATGCTGGATGCGTTTGGGCCTCAGCAGCATATTGCCAATTTGGGCCACGGAGTTTACCCCGATATTTCCCCCGATCATGTTCGCTGCTTCATTGATACCGTGAAGGAGCACCACACGAAACCCATCTAA
- a CDS encoding sensor histidine kinase — MCRRLFLLTTLLLLVGCSPFESKPQAKQGLLDLSAWSWDNDGVIALTGQWSFYWKQLVAPEAFPSSTLDAEGFTQVPNTWHQDLFNNVLPSGTGYATYRLKIQLPADSVPLSLRVNTASTAMRIWINGTSVYEVGKVATSAAEAVPDYKPQVVPISFAPVLDIVIHLSNYHYRKGGLWDALQLGPHRMVARQWIRDYVVVFFLIGSFIIMALYHLILYLYRQNDKSPLYFSIFCLLIVIRTLSTELYIIAQVLPWPWVIRAELLSFYLCVPVFAAFAFAIYPQAVPRVFLRTVTIVTGVFCSIVLIFPPLWSSHTVVPFEVFAVSASLYGLYKVIKAPWHQLDDIVTFLLGLGCLFVALINDSLHANNIIYTFFVAPIGLFFFLFFQSALLSRRFSQTANALEATNSRLEQKNQLIEETNEELSRLNREMDVFVYRTSHDLRAPLTSLLGIINLMREESPSPENKVYLDLQERSIYKLDGFVREILDYSRNSQLAITPEPINFPLLIDETYALYTHLPQYEKIEKRTELNDSTSFMGDTKRLEVVFNNLISNALRYYNPYEEHPYVQISIDVSEKRALIQVEDNGLGIAPEHIDRIFDMFYRASNHQESSGLGLFLVKETIVKMRGTIRVESAVNQGTTFTIDLPNCPEKTEEVPPESAT, encoded by the coding sequence ATGTGCCGACGGCTTTTCTTACTCACTACTTTATTATTGCTGGTGGGTTGTTCTCCTTTTGAAAGTAAACCTCAAGCGAAACAAGGGTTGCTAGATCTCAGCGCGTGGTCGTGGGACAACGACGGGGTTATTGCGTTAACTGGTCAGTGGAGCTTCTATTGGAAGCAACTTGTTGCACCCGAAGCGTTTCCGTCATCTACGCTAGACGCAGAAGGATTTACGCAAGTGCCAAATACTTGGCATCAAGATTTATTTAACAATGTATTGCCGTCGGGTACCGGATATGCTACCTATCGACTGAAAATACAACTACCCGCCGACTCCGTTCCGCTTTCGCTTCGAGTTAATACAGCTTCTACCGCTATGCGTATCTGGATAAACGGAACATCCGTCTACGAAGTGGGGAAAGTAGCTACCTCAGCCGCTGAAGCTGTTCCCGATTATAAACCGCAAGTAGTGCCCATCTCTTTTGCTCCGGTGCTGGATATCGTTATTCACCTCTCTAATTATCACTACCGCAAGGGTGGGTTGTGGGACGCTTTGCAGCTTGGCCCTCATAGAATGGTAGCTCGCCAGTGGATTCGGGACTATGTTGTTGTATTTTTTCTTATCGGTAGCTTCATCATCATGGCTCTGTACCACCTCATTTTATATCTCTACCGACAAAATGATAAATCTCCCCTGTATTTCAGTATCTTTTGTCTGCTTATTGTTATCCGTACCCTCAGCACCGAGTTGTATATTATTGCCCAAGTTCTACCCTGGCCCTGGGTGATACGGGCTGAGTTGCTAAGTTTTTATTTATGTGTACCCGTTTTTGCAGCTTTTGCTTTTGCTATTTATCCTCAGGCAGTTCCACGGGTCTTCTTAAGAACCGTTACTATAGTTACTGGTGTGTTCTGTAGTATCGTACTTATTTTTCCGCCGCTGTGGTCTAGTCATACCGTAGTTCCGTTTGAAGTATTTGCTGTATCAGCAAGTTTATACGGTCTCTACAAAGTAATAAAAGCTCCGTGGCATCAGCTTGATGATATTGTTACCTTCTTATTAGGTCTGGGGTGTCTATTTGTTGCCCTGATTAACGACTCGCTACATGCCAATAATATTATCTACACTTTTTTCGTGGCGCCTATTGGGTTGTTCTTCTTTCTGTTCTTTCAATCTGCTTTGCTCTCCCGTCGCTTCTCTCAAACCGCTAATGCGCTAGAAGCCACCAATAGTCGGCTAGAGCAGAAAAATCAGCTCATTGAGGAAACCAATGAAGAGTTGTCCCGCCTCAACCGGGAAATGGATGTGTTTGTGTACCGTACTTCCCACGATCTACGGGCACCACTTACTTCATTGCTAGGTATTATCAATCTGATGCGGGAAGAATCGCCCTCACCCGAAAATAAGGTGTATCTGGATCTGCAAGAACGGTCTATTTATAAATTAGATGGATTTGTTCGGGAAATACTGGATTACTCCCGCAACTCTCAGTTAGCCATTACCCCCGAACCTATTAATTTCCCCTTACTAATTGATGAAACCTACGCTCTGTATACGCATCTTCCTCAGTATGAAAAGATCGAGAAACGCACTGAACTCAATGATTCTACTAGTTTTATGGGAGATACCAAGCGACTAGAGGTGGTTTTCAACAACCTTATTTCTAATGCGCTACGCTACTACAACCCTTACGAAGAGCACCCCTACGTGCAAATTAGCATTGACGTTAGTGAAAAGCGTGCCCTGATTCAAGTGGAAGACAATGGACTAGGGATTGCCCCAGAGCACATTGATCGTATATTCGACATGTTTTACCGAGCCAGCAACCACCAAGAAAGCTCGGGGTTAGGACTGTTCTTGGTGAAGGAAACGATCGTAAAAATGCGAGGAACCATCAGGGTTGAGTCTGCAGTAAACCAGGGCACTACCTTTACCATTGATTTGCCAAATTGCCCAGAAAAAACAGAAGAGGTACCGCCTGAATCTGCTACTTAA
- a CDS encoding SusD/RagB family nutrient-binding outer membrane lipoprotein yields the protein MKTIKLWGVMLALVLVGACTDDFEEINRDPNNPTEVPTSYLLTHAQRGLKNIFNTNGSLYAQLWAETQYTNTSRYETPDSDFSQYYRGSQPNTGTSLGGLSDLQEIIRLNTDEETMTEVQSFGSNSNQIAVARILKAWTFHQLTDIWGDIPYSEALQGREIFLPIYDHQKDIYPDLIKELDEATAQINTAETGVVGDVIYGGNMAKWKLFAQSLKMRIGMRMSAVAPEQAQAAITSALGSGVFTSNDDNAIFANLADAANDNTYFQHFLTRTDYAISNELEDYMSGNSDPRLPIYASPTGGTLAAYAKDASTDLAIAGMPYGVSAADAGSITNASISFPGATVRSATSPSLIMTYPEVLFIQAEAAARGWVGGNAQELYEQAIRASMEFWDAQAASTDFDAIYKEDIGEAVSGVKTSLQAQIAPEEIAAYLTQPGVAFNQATALQQIGEQKWVALYMQGLQAWAEWRRTGYPELAPAPAAVEGRAIPRRRAYAQIESDLNKANYDEAVARLSEGNTMESRMWWDVEN from the coding sequence ATGAAAACGATAAAATTATGGGGAGTGATGCTGGCCTTAGTGCTGGTAGGTGCCTGTACCGATGACTTTGAGGAAATAAATAGAGACCCCAATAACCCTACAGAAGTACCTACTTCGTATTTGTTGACACACGCTCAACGGGGCTTAAAAAATATATTCAATACTAACGGATCATTATACGCTCAACTATGGGCTGAAACCCAGTATACTAATACTAGCCGATATGAAACTCCCGACTCAGATTTTAGCCAGTACTACCGCGGCTCTCAACCTAACACAGGTACTAGCTTGGGTGGACTGTCTGATCTTCAGGAAATTATTCGGTTGAACACCGACGAAGAAACAATGACCGAAGTCCAAAGCTTTGGAAGTAATAGCAACCAAATTGCGGTAGCCCGTATACTAAAAGCCTGGACATTCCATCAGCTCACCGATATTTGGGGGGATATTCCCTACAGCGAAGCCCTACAAGGCCGTGAAATATTTTTACCTATCTACGACCACCAAAAGGACATATACCCCGACTTGATTAAAGAGCTAGATGAGGCTACCGCGCAGATTAATACGGCAGAAACCGGAGTAGTGGGCGATGTAATCTACGGAGGCAATATGGCCAAGTGGAAGCTCTTTGCCCAGTCGCTAAAAATGCGGATCGGTATGCGTATGTCAGCGGTAGCCCCTGAGCAAGCCCAAGCCGCTATTACCAGTGCCCTTGGCTCAGGTGTGTTTACCAGCAATGATGACAACGCCATTTTTGCTAACCTAGCCGATGCTGCCAATGATAATACCTACTTCCAGCACTTCCTGACTCGTACGGATTACGCTATTAGTAATGAATTGGAAGACTATATGAGTGGTAATAGCGACCCTAGATTGCCGATTTACGCTAGTCCTACTGGTGGAACATTAGCAGCATATGCTAAGGATGCTAGTACTGACTTAGCCATTGCCGGAATGCCCTACGGGGTGAGCGCGGCTGATGCGGGTAGTATTACCAATGCTTCTATCTCATTTCCGGGAGCCACCGTTCGTTCGGCCACTTCGCCCAGCTTAATAATGACATACCCTGAGGTATTATTCATTCAGGCCGAAGCTGCTGCCCGAGGGTGGGTTGGGGGTAATGCCCAAGAACTATATGAGCAGGCTATTCGTGCCTCTATGGAATTCTGGGATGCTCAAGCTGCCAGTACTGATTTTGATGCGATTTATAAGGAAGATATTGGTGAAGCAGTTTCTGGGGTGAAAACCAGCCTACAAGCACAAATTGCCCCCGAAGAAATTGCAGCCTATTTAACCCAGCCTGGAGTTGCTTTCAACCAAGCTACTGCTTTGCAGCAAATTGGTGAGCAAAAGTGGGTTGCTCTTTACATGCAAGGCCTACAAGCCTGGGCTGAGTGGCGCCGTACTGGTTACCCTGAACTAGCCCCCGCCCCCGCCGCAGTAGAAGGACGGGCTATTCCTCGCCGTCGAGCCTACGCTCAGATTGAGTCTGACTTGAATAAAGCAAATTATGATGAGGCCGTAGCTCGCCTATCCGAAGGTAATACCATGGAATCGCGTATGTGGTGGGACGTAGAGAACTAA